One region of Drosophila teissieri strain GT53w chromosome 2L, Prin_Dtei_1.1, whole genome shotgun sequence genomic DNA includes:
- the LOC122624973 gene encoding tektin-4, translating to MNCLEKKSPEANPECKGRTIELNPGSACPAPLICPLPTEPPSHRLKKPPQPALVALTPHPDEAAQQHLVQNIMGSAQEHQKLQMDLQAGVDQQQMQLADMRAEQYMQSHKPLRMEEVQFARSMDPEADDLRNPPCYLPQQGDELPHKDQLMPMGPIGPWASGKVDWSPMAGITGTRPVVDRYSITRYSPNEWRTRNHETVQVVNGSLGRADKNRFSSTTEFLRLSALVAKSQKETTDKLRIRSQLIGKWKNTLENAIKAMADEISTMEVERIKLRKSMVVLGVPESIAKECIEKRATRPDTELVRDQVEEELVNELALIAEIRRLLMKTLDDFNTQQVENRTARQRLEYDWSDKKEAYEIDTVNTGLNNCSRTIMFRPGAVRQPPEQASEKYWEHFSMETLDECEKCRLKSVTLRNTLNSTLMNAARDIRTQADVVEKALTSRINCTQEAVQRFENDLKNILQGLADVENRIEQMKRRISSFDASMKVAQTRMDNRSYRPNVENCRDLAQQELIDGVHTIQSSVSALLHELEEAERVKTDLVSSRARLEREIMLKRRSLFIDRDRCMLMRSYYPSANTLSGAATS from the exons ATGAATTGCTTGGAAAAGAAATCGCCGGAGGCAAATCCCGAGTGCAAGGGCAGAACCATTGAATTAAACCCGGGGTCCGCTTGCCCGGCTCCGCTAATCTGTCCCCTGCCGACGGAACCCCCGTCCCACCGACTGAAGAAGCCACCGCAGCCCGCCCTAGTGGCCTTGACGCCCCACCCCGATGAGGCTGCCCAACAGCACCTGGTCCAAAATATCATGGGTTCTGCCCAGGAGCATCAGAAGTTACAGATGGATCTCCAAGCAGGAGTTGACCAACAACAGATGCAGTTGGCCGACATGCGAGCCGAGCAGTATATGCAATCGCACAAACCACTCAGAATGGAGGAAGTGCAGTTTGCG CGTTCCATGGACCCCGAAGCGGATGATTTGCGCAATCCACCGTGCTACTTGCCCCAGCAGGGTGATGAGTTGCCTCACAAGGACCAGCTGATGCCCATGGGTCCAATTGGTCCTTGGGCGTCGGGAAAGGTGGATTGGAGCCCCATGGCCGGGATAACGGGGACGAGACCCGTTGTGGACCGCTACTCGATCACCCGATACAGTCCCAATGAATGGCGGACCAGGAACCACGAGACTGTGCAGGTCGTCAACGGAAGCTTGGGCAGGGCGGATAA AAACCGGTTCAGTTCGACTACCGAATTCCTGAGGCTCTCTGCCCTGGTGGCCAAGTCGCAAAAGGAAACCACCGACAAGCTTAGGATCCGGTCGCAGTTGATTGGTAAATGGAAGAATACCTTGGAGAACGCCATCAAGGCGATGGCCGACGAGATATCCACCATGGAAGTGGAGCGGATTAAGCTGCGGAAGTCCATGGTGGTTTTGGGCGTACCGGAATCCATAGCCAAGGAGTGCATTGAGAAGAGGGCCACACGACCAGATACCGAGTTGGTTCGCGACCAGGTGGAAGAGGAGCTGGTCAACGAGCTGGCCCTTATCGCTGAAATCCGAAGGCTATTGATGAAAACACTGGACGACTTCAACACGCAGCAGGTTGAGAATCGCACGGCTAGGCAGCGCCTGGAATACGACTGGAGTGACAAGAAGGAGGCCTACGAGATCGATACCGTAAATACCGGGTTGAACAACTGCTCCAGGACGATCATGTTCCGACCGGGAGCCGTGCGTCAGCCACCGGAACAAGCATCCGAAAAGTACTGGGAGCATTTCAGCATGGAGACCCTGGACGAGTGCGAAAAGTGCCGCCTCAAGTCGGTGACTCTGCGAAACACTTTGAACTCGACACTAATGAACGCGGCCAGAGATATTCGCACACAGGCCGATGTCGTCGAAAAGGCCCTGACCTCCAGGATCAACTGCACCCAAGAGGCAGTGCAACGGTTCGAGAATGATCTCAAGAACATCCTGCAGGGCCTGGCCGATGTGGAGAACCGCATTGAGCAGATGAAGCGACGCATTAGCTCCTTCGATGCCTCCATGAAGGTGGCCCAAACGCGCATGGACAACCGCAGCTATCGGCCAAATGTGGAGAACTGCCGGGACTTGGCCCAGCAGGAGCTCATAGATGGGGTGCACACCATCCAGAGCAGCGTTTCAGCCCTTCTTCATGAACTAGAGGAAGCGGAGCGGGTCAAGACGGACCTGGTCAGTTCCCGTGCCCGCCTCGAACGAGAGATTATGCTGAAGAGGCGTAGTCTTTTCATCGATCGGGATCGTTGTATGCTCATGCGCTCCTATTATCCTTCGGCTAACACACTGAGTGGTGCTGCCACATCTTAG
- the LOC122626059 gene encoding uncharacterized protein LOC122626059: MDAQGQQDMRLDPPLFVTCDMEQFRDPNKKRAAHDACEELDQLDAQDEISVSSIISALLGPIEPSDDQFKVCDWGINPKQFMPTKQAIIFKEQLFISKLRNTNCKLNENLKIFFERELEQIGRFCLNVEESYDGYVIFSSSKMKKGKGLTECGHQLKGKYDDKFLLICEKRSEFDRIDNTRVEKTLELRNHADLMLTAIRETKINEEVQRFKARIDIKDRDHVFVLDGGIMLLMRHLVCNNFVGDFEYYTMNLYGRVLRCNLVVSKERKEVRIFYRTYKNVVHIFTQQCFNDELQDVAETFMTPEGRIVLHYWRGYNYLLHAACMPPKRKESILPKLELMWRQNEQLARKFRELKALNYENATSYLSSNSQLADFMQDYVLNLLRYKPSNVLEFSIMFFQNMAKG, from the exons ATGG ATGCTCAAGGACAACAGGATATGCGGCTGGATCCGCCGCTCTTCGTGACCTGTGACATGGAACAGTTTCGCGATCCGAACAAGAAGCGTGCCGCACACGATGCCTGCGAGGAACTGGACCAGCTGGATGCCCAGGACGAGATCAGTGTGTCGAGTATCATCTCGGCCCTTTTGGGACCGATTGAGCCGTCGGATGATCAGTTCAAGGTGTGCGACTGGGGCATCAATCCCAAGCAGTTTATGCCCACCAAACAGGCGATCATTTTCAAGGAACAGTTGTTCATCTCGAAGCTGCGGAATACAAACTGCAAGTTGAATGAGAACCTAAAAATTTTCTTTGAGCGGGAACTGGAGCAAATTGGACGGTTCTGTTTGAATGTGGAGGAGTCCTACGATGGCTATGTgatcttcagcagcagcaagatgAAGAAGGGCAAGGGTCTGACGGAGTGTGGCCACCAGTTAAAGGGGAAGTACGATGACAAGTTCCTCCTTATCTGCGAGAAGAGATCGGAGTTCGATCGAATCGATAATACTCGGGTGGAGAAGACGCTGGAGCTGCGAAACCATGCCGATTTGATGCTTACCGCCATTCGCGAAACGAAAATCAACGAGGAAGTGCAGCGCTTTAAGGCCCGCATCGATATCAAGGATCGCGATCACGTGTTCGTCCTGGATGGCGGGATCATGCTGCTGATGCGACACCTGGTGTGCAACAACTTTGTGGGCGACTTCGAGTACTACACAATGAACTTGTATGGCCGGGTCCTTCGCTGCAATCTGGTGGTTTCCAAGGAGCGCAAGGAGGTGCGCATCTTCTATCGCACATACAAGAACGTCGTGCACATCTTCACCCAGCAGTGCTTCAACGACGAACTGCAGGATGTGGCCGAGACCTTCATGACTCCTGAGGGCCGCATTGTCCTGCACTATTGGCGCGGCTATAACTACCTTTTGCATGCCGCCTGCATGCCACCGAAGAGAAAGGAATCCATCCTGCCCAAATTGGAACTGATGTGGCGCCAGAACGAACAGCTGGCTCGCAAGTTCCGGGAACTCAAAGCCCTCAACTACGAGAATGCCACCAGCTATCTGAGCAGCAATTCACAGCTGGCCGATTTTATGCAGGATTATGTGCTCAATCTGCTGCGGTACAAGCCCAGCAATGTCCTCGAGTTCTCCATCATGTTTTTCCAGAATATGGCGAAGGGATAG
- the LOC122626169 gene encoding uncharacterized protein LOC122626169, with product MSPKFALAILLLSCVLLGMANAQQNRRPQQSRPSRPNLGPRFNQDGPLPPNYPPPAEDAEASGGSATVDCVPNLLAGNIRDTRKPRPKP from the exons ATGTCTCCTAAATTCGCTCTTGCAATTCTGCTGCTCAGCTGCGTTCTCCTAGGAATGGCGAATGCCCAGCAAAACAGGCGCCCTCAGCAGTCTAGACCTTCCCGACCAAAC CTTGGTCCTCGATTCAATCAGGATGGCCCTTTGCCGCCAAATTACCCCCCTCCGGCTGAGGATGCTGAAGCCAGCGGTGGTTCTGCCACCGTGGATTGCGTGCCCAATCTACTGGCTGGTAACATCCGTGATACCAGGAAACCTAGGCCCAAGCCATAG
- the LOC122626151 gene encoding uncharacterized protein LOC122626151 — MSPKFALAILLLSCVLLGWQCQQTGASAIGPRFNQDGPLPPNYPPPAEDEASGGSATVDCVPNLLAGNIRDTRKPRPKP; from the exons ATGTCTCCTAAATTCGCTCTTGCAATTCTGCTGCTCAGCTGCGTTCTCCTAGGATGGCAATGCCAGCAAACAGGCGCCTCAGCA ATCGGTCCTCGATTCAATCAGGATGGCCCTTTGCCGCCAAATTACCCCCCTCCGGCTGAGGATGAAGCCAGTGGTGGTTCTGCCACCGTGGATTGCGTGCCCAATCTACTGGCTGGTAACATCCGTGATACCAGGAAACCTAGGCCCAAGCCATAG
- the LOC122626236 gene encoding uncharacterized protein LOC122626236 produces MSPKFALAILLLSCVLLGMANAQQNRRPQQSRPSRPNIVPRLHQEAPPAEDAEASGGFAPVDCVPNLLAGNIRDTRKPRPKP; encoded by the exons ATGTCTCCTAAATTCGCTCTTGCAATTCTGCTGCTCAGCTGCGTTCTCCTAGGAATGGCCAATGCCCAGCAAAACAGGCGCCCTCAGCAGTCTAGACCTTCCCGACCAAAC ATCGTGCCCCGATTGCATCAGGAGGCCCCTCCGGCTGAGGATGCTGAAGCCAGTGGTGGTTTTGCCCCCGTGGATTGCGTGCCCAATCTACTGGCTGGTAACATCCGTGATACCAGGAAACCTAGGCCCAAGCCATAG
- the LOC122622619 gene encoding aminopeptidase Q — protein MINYREFYFSMFKYLLSESENCYKNVALYRLILLLCLCHVACSAETQLYEEPRLPAHVKPFHYDIRLLTHLESSANHSYNGFVKISMHAQKTTNQVVLHVGRVFIEARKITLFGETFNYRLISVRFIKDREYMVVTFNQSLLMGKSYVLSIEFGRSMSMDARDGYFIGHYPNSKTSEKIWYSISHFNRHWIRNTMPSFDEPSLKATFNVTMGHHKRFQSYSNMNIRAVQTNREIEDYVWSVHEVTPSIPIHLLAFSVNNFTCRYSQAASTNPVRFRTCAQSADVRETSFAAQMAPQILEFLDGLLQVALPLEKIDQLVVNDFPTEAVENFGLVVYSSKQLLLREDGPMTKEKLQALQLIAYEMAHMWFGNLLGMDLYSDIWLTEGLAGYFKSLAMDHFQSGMGRRILLKYRESSIMYESQVGGISLVPLSSVASPTEEKPLYQKATSLIYMAIGFLGNVTFYDGLQRHMWQNSFGSSTPDLFWRSLQLASEREGSFVKSWYVKSIMDTWILQGGYPLVTVIRNGSEVFVEQRHALNRSSSQLWWIPLTYLIEGGSFSKNLEPRAWLSPNNHSLKLNEIVPRNQWILLNLRAVGYYRVNYDELTWQLLATTLFNDFRSINVLNRAQIVSDILFLWNQELLTWSTAFNVLKYIINEDEYEPLMAFVVGLTNGFWGISTESSFSIAKWLGIAVKWYAEFISYTFDKLVVQNPNQNLNSLVYPD, from the exons ATGATCAACTATCGAGAATTTTATTTCAGCATGTTCAAATACTTAttaagtgaaagtgaaaactgctataaaaatgttgcactGTACCGATTGATACTCCTATTATGTCTGTGTCACGTTGCGTGCTCTGCTGAAACTCAACTATACGAAGAGCCCCGATTACCGGCGCATGTTAAGCCATTCCACTATGATATTAGACTGTTAACTCACCTCGAGAGCTCAGCTAATCACAGCTACAATGGTTTCGTTAAGATTTCCATGCATGCTCAAAAAACCACCAATCAAGTGGTGCTTCATGTGGGCAGAGTTTTCATCGAGGCAAGGAAAATCACGCTATTTGGTGAGACCTTCAACTATCGTCTGATATCTGTGAGGTTCATTAAGGATCGGGAATATATGGTTGTTACTTTCAACCAGTCCTTGCTGATGGGCAAATCCTATGTCCTCAGTATCGAATTCGGTAGGTCGATGTCCATGGATGCGAGGGATGGTTATTTTATAGGCCACTATCCAAATTCGAAGACCTCGGAGAAAAT CTGGTACTCCATATCCCATTTTAATCGACACTGGATAAGGAACACCATGCCTAGTTTTGATGAGCCCTCCCTGAAGGCCACTTTTAATGTGACCATGGGTCATCACAAGCGCTTTCAGAGCTACAGCAACATGAATATCCGAGCTGTGCAGACCAA ccGTGAAATAGAGGACTATGTGTGGTCCGTGCATGAGGTTACGCCCTCGATTCCCATACACCTGCTGGCCTTTTCCGTGAACAACTTCACCTGCCGGTATAGCCAAGCAGCCAGTACGAATCCTGTTCGATTTCGCACCTGTGCCCAGTCGGCTGATGTGCGTGAGACCTCGTTTGCCGCCCAAATGGCTCCTCAGATTCTTGAGTTTCTGGACGGGTTGCTTCAGGTGGCCCTACCGCTGGAGAAGATCGACCAATTGGTGGTGAATGATTTTCCCACAGAAGCCGTGGAGAATTTCGGGCTCGTCGTCTACAGTAGCAAACAGCTTTTGCTGCGTGAAGATGGGCCAATGACCAAGGAAAAACTGCAGGCACTCCAGCTAATCGCTTACGAAATGGCCCATATGTGGTTTGGCAATCTGCTGGGAATGGACTTGTATTCAGATATCTGGTTAACGGAGGGCCTGGCCGGGTACTTCAAAAGCCTCGCCATGGATCATTTTCAATCGGGAATGGGTCGCCGGATACTGCTCAAGTATCGCGAATCATCCATCATGTACGAATCGCAGGTGGGCGGCATATCCTTGGTGCCTCTTTCATCGGTCGCCAGCCCTACAGAAGAGAAGCCACTGTACCAGAAAGCCACCTCTCTAATTTATATGGCCATTGGCTTTTTGGGCAATGTGACTTTTTACGATGGACTTCAGCGGCACATGTGGCAGAACTCCTTTGGCAGCAGCACTCCCGATCTCTTCTGGAGATCCCTACAACTGGCCAGTGAAAGGGAGGGCTCTTTTGTTAAAAGCTGGTATGTCAAAAGCATTATGGACACGTGGATTCTGCAAGGCGGCTATCCGCTAGTCACGGTAATCCGGAATGGGAGTGAAGTGTTCGTGGAGCAGAGACATGCCCTCAACCGCAGCAGTTCCCAGCTCTGGTGGATTCCTCTGACCTATCTTATAGAAGGCGGATCTTTTTCCAAAAACCTCGAGCCGAGGGCGTGGCTTAGTCCAAACAACCATAGCCTGAAACTAAATGAAATCGTTCCCCGTAACCAGTGGATCCTTCTTAATCTGCGGGCCGTTGGCTACTACCGAGTCAACTATGACGAGCTCACCTGGCAGCTTTTGGCCACCACGCTGTTCAATGACTTTCGCAGCATAAATGTACTAAACCGTGCCCAGATCGTCAGCGATATTCTATTCCTATGGAATCAGGAGCTACTTACTTGGTCCACCGCCTTTAATGTATTGAAGTACATCATCAACGAGGACGAGTACGAACCTCTGATGGCTTTCGTTGTGGGCTTGACCAATGGTTTTTGGGGCATCTCGACGGAGAGTTCGTTTAGCATTGCG AAATGGCTTGGAATTGCTGTAAAATGGTATGCGGAGTTCATCAGTTACACGTTCGACAAGCTCGTGGTTCAAAATCCTAACCAGAATCTGAATAGTCTCGTCTACCCCGACTAA